The Caldisericota bacterium genome includes a region encoding these proteins:
- a CDS encoding transcription repressor NadR → MNDKERRKAILNLLQNKVSVMSGTEVAKVMGVTRQIIIKDIALLRAAGYKINATPKGYAMQKERGVKTVFAVKHTKESIEKELSIIVQNGGRVLDVIVEHPLYGEIRGNLNIETIGDIRRFLAKMETAHAKPLLTLSNGIHLHTVEADSKERLEKIKNALKEKGFLDL, encoded by the coding sequence ATGAATGATAAGGAAAGGAGAAAAGCAATATTGAATCTGCTTCAAAATAAAGTATCTGTTATGTCCGGCACAGAGGTCGCCAAAGTAATGGGAGTTACAAGACAGATAATTATAAAAGATATTGCCCTCCTGCGTGCTGCAGGATACAAAATAAATGCAACTCCAAAGGGATATGCAATGCAAAAAGAAAGAGGCGTTAAAACTGTCTTTGCTGTAAAACATACAAAAGAATCCATAGAGAAAGAATTGTCAATAATTGTACAAAACGGGGGAAGAGTTTTAGATGTCATAGTTGAGCACCCGCTTTACGGAGAGATAAGAGGTAATCTAAATATAGAAACAATTGGAGATATCAGGCGTTTCCTTGCCAAAATGGAAACTGCCCATGCAAAACCACTTCTTACTCTGTCTAACGGAATACACCTCCACACAGTAGAAGCAGATTCAAAAGAAAGATTGGAAAAAATTAAAAATGCCTTAAAAGAAAAAGGGTTTCTCGATCTCTAA
- a CDS encoding ferrous iron transport protein A, producing MGEKITLIHLNPGDKAKVIGFSTGHERFKNQGLGPWRKRKHGMGMGLARRLQEMGLIPGSVIEVIRNMPIGPIEISVMGTRLAIGRNIASRIYVEKI from the coding sequence ATGGGCGAAAAAATAACTTTAATACATCTAAATCCTGGAGATAAAGCTAAAGTAATAGGTTTTTCAACAGGTCATGAACGATTTAAAAACCAGGGACTAGGACCCTGGCGTAAAAGAAAACACGGAATGGGAATGGGACTTGCACGAAGACTTCAAGAAATGGGCCTTATCCCCGGCAGTGTAATAGAGGTAATAAGGAATATGCCTATAGGACCTATAGAAATATCTGTTATGGGCACGCGCCTTGCAATTGGAAGAAATATTGCTTCACGTATATATGTAGAAAAAATATGA